The following proteins are encoded in a genomic region of Oryza brachyantha chromosome 11, ObraRS2, whole genome shotgun sequence:
- the LOC102718779 gene encoding cell division control protein 45 homolog, whose translation MVRELRVDSFYARLRAAAAASAADAASPLLILPSAADADALCALKVLTHVLSADSIRFSIYPVASAAAAASLLASFSASQPLCLLLINWGAHRDLRAVLPPAATAFVVDSHRPIHLHNLSAANDRVVVLFTTDDEHTADLSYDFDVSSLADASDLSAQGDADDHLRVAEEDEDSDGSDSDSDAEGGRRKRRRLSDDADADGDPERLFGKLRREYYRLGTFHGKPSGCLMYDLAHAMRKNTNELLWLACVSLTDQFVHERITNERYQAAVMELEQHINGSGNLDPSGVGSVVTLKDGTKIRAPEVSRIAYEDEPRLMLLREWSLFDSMLCSSYVATKLKTWSDNGLKKLKLLLARMGFPLADCQKRFQYMSMEVKRKMRDEFDRFLPEYGLTEFYYRSFLRVHGYRSKVSAADVVYGATALLESLNAESKDSKGSSAAEQFWVAYSALSLSNVDQLRKGMQSAIEIQRAILRQGSSAITKTGFIRSAKKFRWVKLDDPVDTDKLCHPQALTKFCFFLMDALKERGARMKPLICACLSREPEKVLVVGVCGKPRLGAVKGNAFGNAFRSAAEEIGADYFHDMFESSWIVLDVVAVSSFMIRLTEKL comes from the coding sequence ATGGTGCGGGAGCTGCGCGTCGACTCCTTCTAcgcgcgcctccgcgccgccgccgcggcgtccgcggccgacgccgcctcgccgctcctgatcctcccctccgccgccgacgccgacgccctATGCGCGCTCAAGGTGCTCACCCACGTCCTCTCCGCCGACTCCATCCGCTTCTCCATCTAccccgtcgcctccgccgccgccgccgcctccctcctcgcttCCTTCTCCGCCTCCCAGCCGCTCTGCCTCCTACTCATCAACTGGGGCGCCCACCGCGACCTCCGCGCCGTGCTgccccccgccgccaccgcgttcGTCGTGGACTCCCACCGCCCTATACATCTCCACAACCTTTCCGCCGCCAATGACCGCGTCGTCGTGCTCTTCACCACAGACGACGAGCACACCGCCGATCTCTCCTACGACTTCGACGTCTcctccctcgccgacgcctccGACCTCTCCGCGCAGGGGGATGCCGACGAccacctccgcgtcgccgaggaGGACGAAGACTCCGACGGTTCCGACTCGGATTCCGACGccgagggcggcaggaggaagaggaggcggctCTCCGATGATGCAGATGCCGACGGCGACCCGGAGAGGCTGTTCGGGAAGCtgcggagggagtactaccgGCTCGGCACCTTCCACGGGAAGCCGTCGGGGTGCCTCATGTACGACCTCGCCCACGCGATGCGGAAGAACACCAACGAGCTCCTCTGGCTCGCCTGCGTCTCCCTCACTGACCAGTTCGTCCACGAGCGCATCACCAACGAGCGCTACCAGGCTGCCGTCATGGAGCTCGAGCAGCACATCAACGGATCTGGCAATCTCGACCCATCAGGAGTTGGCTCGGTGGTGACGCTCAAGGACGGCACAAAGATCCGGGCACCGGAGGTTTCCCGTATCGCCTATGAAGACGAGCCGCGGCTGATGCTGCTGCGGGAGTGGAGTTTGTTCGACTCCATGCTCTGCTCGTCTTATGTCGCTACCAAGCTCAAGACCTGGAGCGACAATGGCCTGAAGAAGCTCAAGCTGCTTCTGGCAAGGATGGGATTCCCACTCGCTGATTGCCAGAAGAGGTTCCAGTACATGAGCATGGAGGTCAAGCGGAAGATGCGTGATGAGTTTGATCGGTTCTTGCCCGAGTATGGGCTCACCGAGTTCTATTATCGCAGCTTCTTGAGGGTGCATGGGTACCGCTCCAAGGTTTCTGCTGCGGATGTTGTTTATGGCGCCACGGCTTTGCTTGAATCACTGAATGCTGAGTCCAAGGACTCCAAGGGGTCTTCTGCTGCTGAACAGTTCTGGGTTGCATACTCGGCGTTGTCACTGAGCAATGTGGATCAGCTGCGGAAAGGTATGCAGTCCGCAATTGAGATACAAAGGGCGATACTGAGGCAAGGAAGCTCAGCAATTACCAAGACCGGGTTCATTCGGAGTGCCAAGAAGTTTCGGTGGGTGAAGCTTGATGACCCAGTGGACACAGATAAGCTTTGCCACCCTCAGGCTCTTACCAAGTTCTGCTTTTTCCTGATGGATGCACTGAAAGAGCGGGGTGCGAGGATGAAACCACTAATCTGTGCTTGCCTCTCAAGGGAGCCTGAGAAAGTGCTTGTTGTCGGGGTGTGTGGGAAGCCAAGGCTGGGGGCTGTTAAGGGGAATGCGTTTGGTAATGCATTTAGGTCAGCTGCAGAAGAAATTGGTGCAGACTATTTCCATGACATGTTTGAGTCATCATGGATTGTTCTTGACGTTGTTGCTGTCAGCTCTTTCATGATTCGGTTAACAGAGAAGCTATGA
- the LOC102718498 gene encoding mini zinc finger protein 1-like — protein sequence MGPQQDRSAAKPYANGTAAPAPGRKENKVVRYRECQRNHAASIGGHAVDGCREFMASGADGTAPALLCAACGCHRSFHRREVEAATECDCSSDTSSGARR from the coding sequence ATGGGGCCTCAGCAAGACCGGTCGGCGGCCAAGCCGTACGCcaacggcacggcggcgccggcgccggggaggaaggagaacaAGGTGGTGCGGTACAGGGAGTGCCAGCGCAACCACGCCGCCAGCATCGGCGGCCACGCCGTCGACGGCTGCCGCGAGTTCATGGCGTCGGGCGCGGACGGCACCGCCCCCGCGCTCCTCTGCGCCGCCTGCGGCTGCCACCGCAGCTTCCACAGGCGGGAGGTCGAGGCCGCCACCGAATGCGACTGCTCCTCCGACACCTCCTCCGGCGCCCGCCGGTGA